The window GCGCCCATGCATCAACCAAAGCCCGCGCGGCGGCAATGCGATCCGGCGCGCGCGATATTGCGGTGATCACGGCGGCCATCGCCGCACCGGTCGCGCGAACTTCAGGAATGCGTGCGAGCGTGATCCCGCCGATCGCTGCGACGGGAAGCCTGACGGCTTGCACGGCCGCGCGGATTCCGGCAGCTCCGATCGGCTCACCCGCGTCCTCCTTCGTCCGGGTCGCATACATCGCGCCGACGCCGATGTAGTCGGCGCCGAGCGCAAGTGCCGCGTAGGCGCTCGGCACGTCCGGACACGAGATGCCGACGATCTTCCCTTGCGTGGCCGCACGCAGCGCGGACACATCCAGCAGCGCCAGATCTTCTTGCCCGAGATGGACGCCGTCCGCGGAATCGAGGCCTCCTGCGTCGTCGTTGACGATCAGGAGCGCGCCCGCCGCGCGCGTCCGCTCCCACGCACGAGCGAGAGCGTGGCGATCGATCGCGCGCTTGCTGCGATACTGCACGACACGAATGCCGGCCGAGAGGACGTCCTCGACCTGCGTGATGACGTCGCCTTCAGCTGCATCGACAATCGCGTAGATGCCGCGCAGCAGCGCAGTCCGGCTAATTGCTGACGAGAACGGTCACCGGTGCGCTGACATTGTTGCTGGCGGTCGCCGTCAGCACCAAACAGAAAACCGGAGAGGCCGCGGTCCCGGAGCCGGCGGGCGCCGTCGCGGCCGGTGAGGCGAGGGCTGAGGGCAGGACGCCGACCGTCGCCGCGGTCGCACCCGACATCACGAGCGCGCTCGCCGGCAGGTTCGTACCCGCTGCGACGGCCGGACAAGATGGATAGGTGATCAAGCCCGTCGCCGTGTTGACGAGCTGATAGGTGTCGGTCGGCGTACCGTAGCGAATCGACCATGTGAACGTCGTCTGCGGCTGCACGATCGCGGAGCCGCCTCTCGTGCCGGTTGCCGTTACGCTCAGAGGTGTCGCCGAATTCGGCGCGACTTCGAAAAAGCTAACGTCCGAACCCGACGAGTTCGTGAAAACGATTGACGTCGGTTGGTTACTGTTGCCGAGAACCGAACCGCCGTATCCGTTGGCGCACGCCGACAACGCAGCGATCGTCGCGGCGCACAGCGTCAAAACACGACGACGCATGGAAAATCCGCGTTGCACGCATTTGGGAATGGTTCCTTTAGGGAGCGGGCACAGTAATCGGCG of the Candidatus Baltobacteraceae bacterium genome contains:
- a CDS encoding thiamine phosphate synthase; this translates as MSRTALLRGIYAIVDAAEGDVITQVEDVLSAGIRVVQYRSKRAIDRHALARAWERTRAAGALLIVNDDAGGLDSADGVHLGQEDLALLDVSALRAATQGKIVGISCPDVPSAYAALALGADYIGVGAMYATRTKEDAGEPIGAAGIRAAVQAVRLPVAAIGGITLARIPEVRATGAAMAAVITAISRAPDRIAAARALVDAWAR